The following DNA comes from Desulfatiglans anilini DSM 4660.
CGGTAGGTGACGGTTTCTTCTCCGCAGTAAATCGCGACCTTATCCCCTCGTTCGGCGGCGTTCTCGTCCAGGAGCCGTGAGGCGATATTGAACGTGTCCTGTCTGATCTGCTCATTCATGGCGTTACCCCCTTTTGATTTGAATGGTTTGGTAAGAAGGTAACGCAAGGGGCATGCCAAAATGGAGGCTATGCGAAAAGATTATTAATATAAGTGCCTTACATTGTCGATACTGAACGGATAGAAAACAAAGCGCTTCGAAAAATCGAAAAGAATCGAAAGCGCTTTTAAAAATTGAAAACCGGTTGGCCCGCCTCCGGAACCCTCCTCGATATTTTCCGGATGACTTCTTCACCCGATTGAAGCCGCCGCTTCAGCTCGAACGTCCGCGCCGGGATTTCGACTCGATGCCGTAGAGCTTCATCCGCCTGCTCAGGGTGGGGCGGGAGATCCCGAGCTGTTCGCAGGCCTTGCCGTAATGCCAGTGGACCTCGTTCAGGACCCGCAGGATCCGCTCGCGCTCGGATTCGGCCGGCTGGTTTTCCGGAGCTTTTGGGGGCTCATCAGTTCCTTTTCCCGGATGGGTCTTATTCAGGAGGGGGGCGGTCACTGCGTCCGTGATGAGGTTCCCCTTGGTGAGAATTGCCGCTCTGGTGAGGATGTTTTCCAACTCCCGCACATTCCCCGGCCAGGAATAGCGAATCATCCGCTGCATCGCGGCTTCTTCGACGCCCTCGATCCGGTGCTGCAGCTCGGTGCCGATACGTTTCAGAAGGTAGTCGACGATCATGGGGATATCGGCCTGACGATCCCTGAGGGGAGGGATCCGGACGGTGGCTACGCTCAACCGGTAGAAGAGGTCCTCCCTGAAGGCACCCTTGCGGACCATGCTGCGGAGGTTCCGGTTCGTTGCCGCGATGATCCGGGCCTTGAGCTGCAGGGGTTTTTCGCCGCCCACGCGCAGAAATTCCTTTTCCTGGAGGACTCGAAGGAGCTTTGCCTGCAGTTCGACCGGGATCTCGCCCACTTCGTCCAGGAAGAGGGTGCCGGCTTCGGCGATCTCGAACATCCCCTTCTTGGAGGAGACCGCGCCGGTGAAGGCGCCTTTTTCGTGGCCGAAAAGCTCGCTTTCGAGGAGGTTTTCGACGATGGCCGAGCAGTTGATCGCGACGAAGGGCTGGTCCTTCCAGGCGCTGTGAGAGTGGATGGCACGGGCGACCAACTCCTTGCCGGTCCCGGTTTCACCCTCGATCAGGACATTGACCCGGTTGGCGGACAAGACGCCGATCGTCTTGAAGATCTCGTTCATCTCCCTGGTCTTGCCGATGATCTCGCCCTTTTTGAATTCCTGGTCCCGGGGCCTTCCGGCGGGAGCCTGGCGCCTGCGCATCCTCGACAGCTCGAGTGCTCTCTGGATGGCGTCTTCCAGTTCGTCGACATCGATGGGTTTGGGGATGTACTCGAAGGCGCCGGAGCGGATCGCCTGGATGGTGGTGCCCATGTCGTGAAAGGCGGTGATGATGATCACATAGGGGGGATTCTCTCCCTTCCGGAGTTCCTTCAGGATCTCCAGTCCGCTTCTGTCCGGCAGCCGCACGTCCAGGATGACGACGTCGGGCTGCAGCGAGCGGGCCTTATCGATGCATTCGGTGCCGGTCACGGCGCAGGCGACATGGAATCCTTTGTCACGGAGATAGCCCTCCAGGAGTTCGAGCGAAGAGGGTTCATCGTCGACGATCAGCAGGGTTGGTTTGGCCATGGAAACATCATCCTCATGTTTCGATGTCGGAGCCCGCGGACGGTCCCGGCGAAATGGGGAACACCATGAAGAAACAGAGACCGCCTCCCTGCGCGGGGGAGGCGTGGATCGACGCCCCGTGGGCCTCGACGATGCGTTTGGTGTTGGCGAGCCCGAGGCCGGTGCCTTTCGTTTTCTTGCTGAAGAACGGGTCGAAGAGATAGGGCAGGTCTTCAGGGCTCACCCCGGGGCCATTGTCGCATATCGCCACCTCGACGGCGTTTTCTTTTCGCAGAAGCCGGACCGCGAGCTGAATGCGCCCCTCCGCCTCCACCGCTTCGACCGCGTTCAGGAGAAGGTTGATGATCGCCTGCTCCATCTTTTCCCGGTCGACGGCAAGGAGAGGGAGCGCCTTGCCGAATCGTTTGCGCACGTGAATCCGCTTTTCGTTGAGCTTGGCCTCGAGGACCTCGAGCGACATCTCGATCGCGTCGATGATGGAGGCGGGCGCAGAAGCCAAACGGAGGGGTTTGGCGAGGTCGAGCATGTCGCCCACGATGGCTTCGAGGCGGGAGATCTGCTGGGCGAGGATCTCGAGCCTCCGCTGGTCCGTCGCGCCGAAGCCGGTGTTCTTCAGGATCATCTGGACGCTCATCTTGACGGATGACAAGGGGTTGCGGATCTCGTGGGCGAGGGATGTCGTCAGGTGGCCGATGCGTGCAAGGGCTTCCGCTTCCCGCACCCGCCGTTCGATTTCCACCCGCTCCGCGATGTCCCGGGAGATGCCGATGGTCGCCGCCTCTCCCTCGTACAGTGCGAGCGTCACCGTGTTCTCGGTGGGCAGCTCCGTTCCGTTGCGGTGAAGCCGGTTGTAGACATACTGCTTGCCGTGCGATCTCCCCGGCGGTTGCCCTTCGTCGATCCACCGGATCTTCCCGAGCGATCCGGCTGCGACGAAGTCGGTGAACGGCCGCCCGAGCACATCCTTTTTAGGGTAGCCGTGCATGCTGCAAAACGCCTTGTTGGCGAAGAGGATCCTTCCCGCCCGGCTTACGAAATACCCGTCCCGGATCTTTTCGACCAGCGTGCGGTACTTCGATTCGGATTCGGCCAACTGCCGGGTACGCTCGGCGACCTTGACCTCGAGCGTCTGGGCGTACCTTTTGATCTCGGCGTTGTGGAGGGCCTGGAAATGATCACTGAATCGATGCAGGGTGTAGCTGAGGCAGTCGTTCAGACGGTGGATGGCCGGCAGCAGGTCCGGGGTTTCCAGTTCGGCGGCGAAAATGGGCAGGAGGATGGTCCGGTAGAGCTCGAAGGCCTTCTGGACCTCGGATACCGAAAACCCGGCTCTCGAGCGGATGTTGCCGATCCACTCAATGAAGGCGTCGATTTTCGAGTGATCGCCCGTGGTCAGGACGGCGTAGTTGGCATCCGTCACCGCCGGGATGGTCCTTAGGAGGTTCTCCTCGGGCAAGGCCGAATACGTGGGGCTCACGTCCCCATGGAGCCTTTCGACCCACTCGTGGATGATCCGATCCCGATGCCGGAGCAGGATCTCGGAAAGATTCATCAGGTTTGCCCTCCTGCAGACGATCGAAGGATGCGGTGGACGACCGCGATGTTCATCCCCTGCCGACCATCTCGGTGATCCGCCTCAGCCTCTCTTGCGTTTCCAGGGTTGTCATGCCCGGCGAAAGGCGCCATCCCCAGTTCCCGCCGTTCAGGCCCGGGTTGTTCATGCGGGCCTCCTGCCCGAGCCCCAGCAGATCCTGCACGGGGACGATGACCATGCCGGCCGCGGAGCGCATCAGGAGCCGGATCAGTTCCCAGTGAAGCTCCTCGACGGGCACCTGCCGCCCGATGTAGGCAAAGATCCGCTCCTTGTCCTCCTGCGAGGTCTCGTTCTCGAACCAGCCCCGGATGGTGTTGTTGTCGTGCGTCCCCGTGTAGGCGACGCAGTTTACGGGCAGGTTGTGCGGAATATACGGGTTGGCCGGCATGTCCGGACCGAAGGCGAAGAGGAGGACCTTCATGCCGGGGAAACCGAACCGCGCCACGACCTCGCGGACATCCGCGGTGATGAGGCCCAGATCCTCTGCAAGCACCGGAAGGGCCGGGAAGCGTCGGAACAGCGTAGTGAAGAAGTCGAGGGCGGGGGCCTCGACCCACCGGCCGTTGATTGCGTTCGGCTCCGAGGCGGGCACCTCCCAATAGGCGACCAACCCCCTGAAGTGGTCGATCCGCACGAAGTCGAAGAGCTCGCGGTTGCGGGCGAACCGTTCGATCCACCAGTCGTAGCTCCTTTCCTGAAGGACCGCCCAGTTGTACACCGGGTTGCCCCACAGCTGCCCGGTCCGGCTGAAGTAGTCCGGCGGAACCCCGGCCACGACCTCCGGCCGCCTCTCGTGGTCGAGCTTGAACAGGTCCGGGTGGGTCCAGACATCGGCGCTGTCGTAAGTGACGTAGATGGGGATGTCGCCGAAGATCAGGATCCCCTTCCGGTTGCAATAACGCTTCAGGGCGGACCACTGCGTGTAGAAGAGATACTGAAGGAATTTCTCCTTGCGGACGCGCCGGCGATGGTCGTGCCTCGCCTGGTCGATGGCAGCGGGTTCGCGGTCCCGCAGATCGGATGGCCAATCCCTCCAGACCGCGCCGTTGTATCGTGATTTGAGGGCTTTGAACAGCGCGTAGTCATCCAGCCAGCCGGCCTGGGCATCGCAGAACTGCCGAAAGGCGGGGTCCCGCTCCGGGTCGAACCGCTCGAAGGCCCGTTCGAACAGCCCTTCTTTGAAGGCGATCACCGCGGCGAAGTCCACCTGATCCTGTCGAAGGGGCGGCAGCGGACGGAGGTCGGCCTCGTCCAGCAGCTCGGCGCGCACCAGCAGC
Coding sequences within:
- a CDS encoding ATP-binding protein, with the protein product MNLSEILLRHRDRIIHEWVERLHGDVSPTYSALPEENLLRTIPAVTDANYAVLTTGDHSKIDAFIEWIGNIRSRAGFSVSEVQKAFELYRTILLPIFAAELETPDLLPAIHRLNDCLSYTLHRFSDHFQALHNAEIKRYAQTLEVKVAERTRQLAESESKYRTLVEKIRDGYFVSRAGRILFANKAFCSMHGYPKKDVLGRPFTDFVAAGSLGKIRWIDEGQPPGRSHGKQYVYNRLHRNGTELPTENTVTLALYEGEAATIGISRDIAERVEIERRVREAEALARIGHLTTSLAHEIRNPLSSVKMSVQMILKNTGFGATDQRRLEILAQQISRLEAIVGDMLDLAKPLRLASAPASIIDAIEMSLEVLEAKLNEKRIHVRKRFGKALPLLAVDREKMEQAIINLLLNAVEAVEAEGRIQLAVRLLRKENAVEVAICDNGPGVSPEDLPYLFDPFFSKKTKGTGLGLANTKRIVEAHGASIHASPAQGGGLCFFMVFPISPGPSAGSDIET
- a CDS encoding sigma-54-dependent transcriptional regulator — encoded protein: MAKPTLLIVDDEPSSLELLEGYLRDKGFHVACAVTGTECIDKARSLQPDVVILDVRLPDRSGLEILKELRKGENPPYVIIITAFHDMGTTIQAIRSGAFEYIPKPIDVDELEDAIQRALELSRMRRRQAPAGRPRDQEFKKGEIIGKTREMNEIFKTIGVLSANRVNVLIEGETGTGKELVARAIHSHSAWKDQPFVAINCSAIVENLLESELFGHEKGAFTGAVSSKKGMFEIAEAGTLFLDEVGEIPVELQAKLLRVLQEKEFLRVGGEKPLQLKARIIAATNRNLRSMVRKGAFREDLFYRLSVATVRIPPLRDRQADIPMIVDYLLKRIGTELQHRIEGVEEAAMQRMIRYSWPGNVRELENILTRAAILTKGNLITDAVTAPLLNKTHPGKGTDEPPKAPENQPAESERERILRVLNEVHWHYGKACEQLGISRPTLSRRMKLYGIESKSRRGRSS
- the malQ gene encoding 4-alpha-glucanotransferase: MNIRSSGILLHITSLPSPFGIGDLGPEAYRFADFLAGARQSVWQILPLNPTGESPYHSDSAFAANPLLISPELLVRAELLDEADLRPLPPLRQDQVDFAAVIAFKEGLFERAFERFDPERDPAFRQFCDAQAGWLDDYALFKALKSRYNGAVWRDWPSDLRDREPAAIDQARHDHRRRVRKEKFLQYLFYTQWSALKRYCNRKGILIFGDIPIYVTYDSADVWTHPDLFKLDHERRPEVVAGVPPDYFSRTGQLWGNPVYNWAVLQERSYDWWIERFARNRELFDFVRIDHFRGLVAYWEVPASEPNAINGRWVEAPALDFFTTLFRRFPALPVLAEDLGLITADVREVVARFGFPGMKVLLFAFGPDMPANPYIPHNLPVNCVAYTGTHDNNTIRGWFENETSQEDKERIFAYIGRQVPVEELHWELIRLLMRSAAGMVIVPVQDLLGLGQEARMNNPGLNGGNWGWRLSPGMTTLETQERLRRITEMVGRG